The stretch of DNA AACGGCGTGGCCACGAGGAAGATGTGCCCGAACGCGTCGCCGAAGGCGGTCTCGTACAGCGTCCGGAACGGCCCCGGGAGCGTGGACAGGTCGGGGATCTGGCCGGTCGAGTGGCTCAGCCGCTCGAGGTCGGCGCGGTCGAGCTGACCGGAGGCGGCGAGCTCGCGGACGCCGTCGGAGACGTTGCCCTTGACGTCGTGGCTCAGGATCGTGCCGAGCACTGCCACGCCGGCGGACCCGCCGAGCGAGCGGAAGAAGGCGACGACGGAGCTGGCGGCGCCCATGTCCTCGAGCCGCGTGTTGTTCTGGACGGCGAGCACCAGGTTCTGCATGGTGGCGCCGAGGCCCAGACCGACGAGCGCCATGTAGAGGCCGACGACGTACAGCGGGGTGCTCGCGTCGATCGTGCCGAGCAGGCCGAAGCCGATCACGACGAGGAGCATGCCGCCGACCAGCCAGCGTTTCCAGACACCGGTGCGGCTGATGATCCGCCCGGAGGTGATGCTCGAGACGAGCAGGCCGCCGACCATGGCGATCGACATCAGGCCGGCCTCCGTCGGCGTCATGCCGCGCGAGTACTGGAAGTACTGGCTCAGGTAGACCGTGGCACCGAACATCGCGACGCCGATCATGACGGAGGCGAGGGTGGCCAGCGACGTCGTGCGGTCGCGGAAGAGTCGCAGCGGGATGATCGGCTCGCGGGCGAACCGGGCCTCGACGACGAGGGCGAGCGCGATGAGCAGCACGCCACCGACCACGAGCAGGGCCGACGTGGCGGAGACCCACGCGAAGTGCGCACCGGCGAGGGAGATCCAGACGAGCAGGAGGCTGACGCCGCCCATGATGAGCGTGGCGCCGAGGTAGTCGATCGAGACCTCGCGGCGCACGACGGGCA from Aeromicrobium erythreum encodes:
- a CDS encoding MDR family MFS transporter; the encoded protein is MTHRQVLEALSGLLLAMFVAMVSSTVVTNALPRIVTDLKGSQTGYTWVVVATLLTMTATTPIWGKLADLFSKKLLVQVALIIFTIGSLIAASAQSMGVLIGARAVQGLGVGGLTALVQVVIASMVSPRERGRYSGYIGAVFALATVSGPLIGGVIVDSPLGWRGCFFVGLPFAVAAFVLLQRTLHLPVVRREVSIDYLGATLIMGGVSLLLVWISLAGAHFAWVSATSALLVVGGVLLIALALVVEARFAREPIIPLRLFRDRTTSLATLASVMIGVAMFGATVYLSQYFQYSRGMTPTEAGLMSIAMVGGLLVSSITSGRIISRTGVWKRWLVGGMLLVVIGFGLLGTIDASTPLYVVGLYMALVGLGLGATMQNLVLAVQNNTRLEDMGAASSVVAFFRSLGGSAGVAVLGTILSHDVKGNVSDGVRELAASGQLDRADLERLSHSTGQIPDLSTLPGPFRTLYETAFGDAFGHIFLVATPFAVAALVCILFIKEVPLRTTIQKDVDVLETEGQPADTVASLR